The Pirellulales bacterium genome window below encodes:
- a CDS encoding DUF1501 domain-containing protein, which translates to MLAQCAGGFGTVALTALLNDRAANDATAGELNALAPRPTHFPPKATSVIFLYMDGGPSQVDSFDPKPRLDREHGQPIKMKVPATQFNNVGNVLKSPWAFRNYGENGIPVSDLFPYIATCVDDLCIVRSMVSKFSEHTSANYFLHTGAGVQGRPSMGSWLTYGLGSECQNLPGFVVLNGGLIPVGGLDNFGSGFLPATFQGSVFKHGKHAVENVERTEPTAELQRSKLDLLARLDRQTLERTGHNDQLEAAIANYELAFRMQSAVPELMDLQKETQSTQRLYGMQAENPLTRGYGALCLLARRLVERGVRFVELTCPGVGADRWDQHGNLKDGHEKNARVVDQPIAGLLKDLRGRGLLDSTLVVWGGEFGRTPMAQGADGRDHNPFGFTMWLAGGGVKGGLIYGATDDYGYYAVENRVEIHDLHATMLHLLGLDHTRLTFRFGGRDMRLTDVHGNVVRDILS; encoded by the coding sequence ATGCTGGCCCAATGCGCCGGCGGTTTCGGGACGGTCGCGCTAACGGCATTACTGAACGATCGCGCCGCAAACGACGCAACGGCCGGCGAACTCAATGCCCTGGCACCGCGGCCGACGCACTTTCCGCCCAAGGCCACCAGCGTCATCTTTCTGTATATGGACGGCGGCCCGTCGCAGGTCGATTCGTTCGATCCCAAGCCGCGGCTCGACCGCGAGCACGGGCAGCCGATCAAGATGAAAGTGCCCGCCACGCAGTTCAACAACGTCGGCAACGTGCTCAAGAGTCCCTGGGCCTTTCGCAATTACGGCGAAAACGGCATTCCGGTGAGCGACCTGTTTCCGTACATCGCCACCTGCGTCGACGATCTATGCATCGTGCGGTCGATGGTCTCGAAGTTTTCGGAGCACACCAGCGCCAACTACTTCTTACACACGGGTGCGGGCGTGCAGGGCCGGCCGAGCATGGGAAGTTGGCTTACTTATGGCCTGGGGAGCGAGTGTCAGAACTTGCCCGGCTTCGTGGTGCTCAACGGCGGCCTGATTCCGGTCGGCGGCCTCGATAATTTCGGCAGCGGCTTCTTGCCCGCCACCTTCCAAGGCTCGGTGTTCAAACACGGCAAACATGCGGTCGAGAACGTCGAGCGCACCGAGCCGACCGCGGAGTTGCAACGCAGCAAGCTCGACTTGCTGGCCCGGCTCGATCGACAGACGCTGGAGCGCACGGGACACAACGATCAGCTTGAAGCGGCGATCGCCAATTATGAATTGGCCTTTCGCATGCAGAGTGCCGTGCCCGAACTGATGGACTTGCAGAAGGAGACGCAGTCCACGCAGCGGTTGTATGGTATGCAGGCGGAGAACCCCTTGACCCGCGGCTACGGGGCGCTGTGCCTGTTGGCGCGGCGCTTGGTGGAGCGCGGCGTGCGATTCGTTGAGTTGACCTGTCCGGGCGTGGGCGCCGACCGTTGGGACCAGCACGGCAACCTGAAAGACGGCCACGAGAAAAACGCACGGGTCGTCGATCAGCCGATCGCGGGGCTGCTGAAAGACCTGCGCGGCCGGGGCCTGCTCGATTCCACCCTGGTCGTCTGGGGCGGAGAGTTCGGCCGCACGCCGATGGCGCAGGGCGCCGACGGCCGCGACCACAATCCTTTCGGTTTCACGATGTGGCTGGCCGGCGGCGGCGTAAAGGGCGGCCTGATCTATGGCGCCACCGACGACTACGGCTATTACGCCGTGGAGAACCGCGTGGAGATTCACGATCTGCACGCCACGATGCTGCACCTGCTGGGCCTGGACCACACCCGTCTTACTTTCCGTTTCGGCGGCCGCGACATGCGGCTGACCGACGTACACGGAAACGTGGTACGCGACATTCTTAGTTGA
- a CDS encoding SMP-30/gluconolactonase/LRE family protein, with protein MKRPFVTGGNSVAASEAAPRLARRSFLALSGAVAAASAARVFGREYGPGAAPVRYPDPDIVVLDKRFEKYKIGNTPIQRLHTGMLWAEGPAWNGVGRYLLWSDIPNDVQLRWLEEDGHVGTLRHPAGNSNGNTFDWQGRQISCEHGNRRVVRYEHSGDVTVLADSFQGKPLNAPNDAVVHPDDGAIWFTDPGYGILLNYEGNKAKLELKEAVYRIDAKSGKLTKLTDDIFKPNGICFSPDYKKLYVADTGASHYADAPRNIKVWDIVDGTKLGKGREFASMGLDGFEKAGFADGIRADVDGNIWASAGWVGEGYDGVHIFAPDGERIGQIRLPEICSNVCFGGRKRNRLFMTGSQSLYAVYVEARGAHNS; from the coding sequence ATGAAACGACCTTTCGTCACGGGCGGCAACTCGGTTGCCGCAAGCGAAGCCGCGCCCCGACTGGCGCGGCGCTCGTTCCTGGCGCTCTCCGGCGCCGTCGCCGCGGCTTCGGCGGCGCGTGTTTTTGGACGCGAGTACGGTCCGGGCGCGGCGCCCGTCCGCTACCCCGATCCCGACATCGTGGTGCTCGATAAACGCTTCGAGAAGTACAAAATCGGCAACACGCCGATCCAGCGTTTGCACACCGGCATGTTGTGGGCCGAAGGGCCGGCCTGGAACGGCGTCGGCCGCTATTTGCTCTGGAGTGATATTCCCAACGATGTGCAGCTTCGTTGGTTGGAGGAAGACGGCCACGTCGGCACGCTGCGGCATCCGGCGGGTAACAGCAACGGCAACACTTTCGATTGGCAAGGTCGGCAAATCTCTTGCGAGCACGGCAACCGCCGCGTGGTGCGTTACGAACACTCCGGCGACGTGACCGTGCTGGCCGACAGCTTTCAGGGCAAGCCGCTGAACGCTCCCAACGACGCCGTGGTCCACCCCGACGACGGCGCGATCTGGTTCACCGATCCCGGCTACGGCATCTTGCTGAACTACGAAGGAAACAAGGCCAAGCTGGAACTGAAGGAGGCGGTCTATCGCATCGACGCCAAGTCGGGCAAGCTTACGAAGCTGACCGACGACATCTTCAAGCCGAACGGCATCTGCTTTTCGCCCGACTATAAGAAGCTGTATGTGGCCGACACCGGCGCCTCGCACTACGCCGACGCGCCGCGGAACATCAAGGTCTGGGACATCGTCGACGGCACGAAGCTGGGCAAAGGACGTGAGTTCGCGTCGATGGGGCTCGACGGCTTTGAGAAAGCCGGCTTCGCCGACGGCATCCGCGCCGACGTCGACGGCAACATCTGGGCCAGCGCCGGCTGGGTGGGCGAGGGGTACGACGGCGTACACATTTTCGCCCCCGACGGCGAACGCATCGGACAGATCCGGCTGCCGGAAATCTGCTCGAACGTCTGCTTCGGCGGTCGCAAGCGCAACCGGCTGTTCATGACCGGCAGCCAGTCGCTGTACGCCGTTTACGTCGAGGCGCGCGGGGCGCACAATTCGTAG
- a CDS encoding N,N-dimethylformamidase beta subunit family domain-containing protein, protein MTRITLLCVTFFLLCGRLVADETQAEVRALSIEGYTDQLSYRPGETVKFHVSTTAPKWSLEIARLGAKSETALTKNDLPGMAHAVPANASSHGCRWPAAWELAVPEGWRTGYYEATLRAADLGGEFTGRGRRTAESKLFFVVRPAQPGSKSKILLQLTTNTYNAYNNWGGHSLYAFHARNKLQGTRVSFDRPLAGLFSRWELPFVAWAERQGFALDYAVNSDLEFRPELLQHYKLVLSVGHDEYWSAAMRDRLEAFIGGGGNVAFFSGNTCCWQVRSEEDGRALVSYKQACVLDPVFQTRDHRLLATLWSHHLVARPENELTGVGFLYGGYHRSHGQYMEGEAAFTVHRPDHWLFAGTGLKASDKFGGKNTIVGYECDGCEMEWKDGLPFSTHRDGTPETFVVLGTCPARWHADDALWYDRFPRDADGAPATGAAVMGVYTRGGTVFTAGTTDWPHGLTGEDLTVERITRNVLERLGR, encoded by the coding sequence ATGACGCGAATTACTCTACTGTGTGTCACGTTCTTTCTGCTCTGCGGTCGGCTCGTGGCCGACGAAACGCAGGCCGAGGTCCGGGCGCTCTCTATCGAGGGCTACACCGATCAGCTCAGCTACCGGCCCGGCGAGACGGTCAAGTTCCATGTCTCGACCACGGCGCCCAAATGGTCGCTGGAGATTGCCCGGCTCGGAGCCAAGTCCGAAACCGCGCTCACAAAAAACGATCTGCCGGGCATGGCGCACGCGGTGCCGGCGAACGCCTCGTCGCACGGCTGCCGGTGGCCCGCGGCCTGGGAGCTGGCGGTGCCTGAAGGCTGGCGGACCGGTTATTACGAAGCGACGCTGCGCGCGGCGGATCTGGGCGGCGAGTTCACCGGGCGTGGGCGCCGCACCGCGGAGTCGAAACTCTTCTTCGTCGTGCGGCCCGCCCAGCCCGGCAGCAAGTCGAAAATCCTGTTGCAGCTCACGACCAACACCTATAACGCTTACAACAACTGGGGCGGGCACAGCCTCTATGCCTTCCATGCGCGCAACAAGTTGCAAGGCACGCGCGTCTCCTTCGATCGGCCGCTGGCCGGCTTGTTCAGTCGCTGGGAGCTACCCTTCGTCGCCTGGGCCGAGCGGCAGGGATTCGCCCTCGATTACGCCGTCAATTCCGACCTGGAGTTTCGGCCGGAGCTTCTCCAGCACTACAAGCTCGTGCTCAGCGTCGGGCACGACGAATACTGGTCGGCGGCGATGCGCGACCGGCTGGAAGCCTTCATCGGCGGCGGCGGCAACGTGGCGTTCTTCAGCGGCAACACCTGCTGTTGGCAGGTCCGCAGCGAGGAGGACGGTCGGGCACTCGTTTCCTACAAGCAGGCCTGCGTGCTCGACCCCGTCTTTCAGACCCGCGACCATCGCCTGCTGGCGACGCTGTGGAGCCATCACCTGGTCGCCCGGCCGGAGAACGAGTTGACGGGCGTGGGCTTTCTCTACGGCGGCTATCACCGCAGCCACGGCCAGTATATGGAAGGCGAGGCCGCCTTCACCGTGCATCGGCCCGACCATTGGCTGTTCGCCGGCACGGGACTGAAAGCAAGCGACAAATTCGGCGGCAAGAACACGATCGTCGGCTACGAATGCGACGGCTGCGAAATGGAGTGGAAAGACGGGCTGCCGTTTTCCACGCACCGCGACGGCACGCCGGAGACGTTCGTCGTGCTCGGCACCTGCCCCGCGCGTTGGCATGCCGACGATGCCCTGTGGTACGACCGCTTTCCGCGCGATGCCGACGGCGCACCCGCCACCGGGGCCGCGGTGATGGGCGTCTACACCCGCGGCGGCACGGTTTTCACCGCCGGCACCACCGACTGGCCGCACGGCCTGACGGGCGAGGACCTCACGGTCGAGCGGATCACCCGGAATGTTTTGGAACGGTTGGGCCGGTGA
- a CDS encoding glutathione peroxidase: protein MPGVLNFKMKSLTGKDVDLAKYKGKVVLIVNVASQCGLTPQYEALEGLHEKYAGKGLAILGFPANEFGKQEPGTDTEIAEFCKENYGVKFDMFSKVVVKGEGQCPLYKFLTSNETDPKFPGDITWNFEKFLVNRDGEIISRFAPKVKPDSNEVVSAIEAELAK, encoded by the coding sequence ATGCCCGGCGTGTTGAATTTCAAAATGAAGAGCCTGACCGGCAAAGACGTCGATCTCGCCAAGTACAAAGGCAAGGTGGTGTTGATCGTGAACGTGGCGAGCCAATGCGGCCTGACCCCGCAGTATGAAGCCCTGGAGGGTTTGCACGAGAAATATGCCGGCAAGGGTCTGGCAATTCTGGGCTTTCCGGCCAACGAGTTCGGCAAGCAGGAGCCGGGCACCGACACGGAGATCGCCGAGTTTTGCAAGGAGAACTACGGCGTGAAGTTCGACATGTTCTCGAAGGTGGTGGTCAAGGGCGAAGGCCAGTGCCCGCTCTACAAGTTCCTCACCTCGAACGAAACCGACCCGAAGTTTCCCGGAGACATCACCTGGAACTTCGAGAAGTTTCTCGTCAATCGCGACGGCGAGATCATCAGCCGCTTTGCTCCGAAAGTGAAGCCCGACTCGAACGAAGTCGTG